Proteins encoded within one genomic window of Callithrix jacchus isolate 240 chromosome 11, calJac240_pri, whole genome shotgun sequence:
- the LOC128928474 gene encoding uncharacterized protein LOC128928474: MSESPASVSRGWAAPSVAWFPACHRPAERGTGTITSSSLLLLLLPSITSRTCLPSPMDSCQPIAEGKRQAIFIKRQAPESLGQEASAAKSEVSLLGSAGPGWAGLGRGRVCANSFADLLLPPGLGVARSRNPGVSAARTKSGPFRRRQQACEVCPSRLRGYDSGLNLMEKEVYKPSNPVSPTFSVEQHQAIKPSKVLLVT, translated from the exons ATGTCTGAGTCGCCAGCGTCCGTCAGCCGGGGCTGGGCTGCGCCGTCAGTCGCTTGGTTCCCTGCTTGTCACAGACCTGCGGAGAGGGGGACGGGCACCATCACCAGCAGtagcctcctcctccttctcctccccagcATCACCAGCCGAACCTGCCTGCCCAGCCCAATGGACTCCTGCCAGCCCATCGCAGA GGGCAAACGCCAGGCTATATTTATCAAACGCCAAGCTCCAGAAAGCCTCGGTCAGGAAGCCTCGGCAGCGAAATCCGAGGTTTCGCTGCTTGGTTCCGCCGGGCCTGGCTGGGCCGGGCTGGGCCGGGGTCGTGTCTGTGCCAACTCCTTCGCAGACCTCCTTCTTCCTCCAGGGCTCGGGGTTGCGCGCTCCCGGAATCCCGGAGTCTCCGCGGCCCGAACCAAGTCTGGACCATTTAGAAGACGCCAGCAG GCCTGTGAGGTGTGTCCCTCCAGACTGAGAGGCTACGACTCAGGGCTGAACCTGATGGAAAAAGAAGTTTATAAGCCAAGTAACCCAGTTTCTCCAACCTTTTCTGTGGAGCAACATCAAGCAATAAAACCCAGCAAAGTTTTGCTTGTCACTTAA
- the FEZF1 gene encoding fez family zinc finger protein 1 has translation MDSSCHNATTKMLATAPARGNMMTTSKPLAFSIERIMARTPEPKALPVPHFLQGALPKGEPKHSLHLNSSIPCMIPFVPVAYDTSPKAGVTGSEPRKESLEAPAAPAAVPSAPAFSCSDLLNCALSLKSDLARDALPLQQYKLVRPRVVNHSSFHAMGALCYLNRGDDPCHPAAGVNIHPVASYFLSSPLHPQPKTYLAERNKLVVPAVEKYPSGVAFKDLSQAQLQHYMKESAQLLSEKIAFKTTDFSRGSPNSKPKVFTCEVCGKVFNAHYNLTRHMPVHTGARPFVCKVCGKGFRQASTLCRHKIIHTQEKPHKCNQCGKAFNRSSTLNTHTRIHAGYKPFVCEFCGKGFHQKGNYKNHKLTHSGEKQFKCNICNKAFHQVYNLTFHMHTHNDKKPFTCPTCGKGFCRNFDLKKHVRKLHDSSLGLARTPAVEPGTEPLPPLQQQPPVTLPPLQQPLPPPGPLQPGLHQGHQ, from the exons ATGGACAGTAGCTGCCACAACGCTACTACCAAAATGTTAGCGACTGCTCCAGCCCGGGGCAACATGATGACCACGTCCAAACCCTTGGCTTTCTCCATTGAACGAATCATGGCGCGCACCCCTGAGCCCAAGGCCCTGCCAGTCCCCCACTTTCTGCAGGGAGCCTTACCCAAGGGGGAACCCAAGCACTCTCTGCATCTCAACTCGTCGATCCCCTGCATGATCCCCTTCGTGCCTGTGGCGTACGACACGAGCCCCAAGGCAGGAGTGACGGGCTCCGAGCCGCGGAAGGAGAGTCTGGAGGCCCCGGCAGCGCCCGCGGCGGTGCCCTCGGCGCCCGCATTCAGCTGCAGCGACCTGCTTAACTGCGCACTGAGTCTCAAGAGCGACCTGGCCCGCGACGCGCTGCCGCTGCAGCAGTACAAGTTGGTAAGGCCGCGTGTGGTCAACCACTCTTCATTCCACGCTATGGGCGCCTTGTGCTACCTGAACCGAGGTGACGACCCGTGCCACCCGGCAGCCGGCGTGAACATCCACCCGGTGGCCTCCTACTTCCTCAGTTCCCCTTTGCACCCGCAGCCAAAAACGTATTTAGCCGAAAGGAATAAACTGGTGGTCCCAGCAGTGGAGAAATATCCTTCCGGAGTAGCTTTCAAAGACCTGTCTCAGGCTCAGCTGCAGCATTACATGAAAGAAAGCGCCCAGCTTCTGTCGGAAAAAATCGCGTTCAAAACCACGGACTTCAGCCGAGGCTCTCCTAATTCCAAGCCCAAAGTTTTCACTTGCGAAGTGTGTGGAAAG GTCTTTAATGCGCACTACAACTTAACCCGTCACATGCCAGTGCACACAGGAGCCAGACCTTTCGTTTGCAAAGTGTGCGGAAAAGGTTTCAGGCAAGCAAGCACCCTGTGCAGGCATAAGATCATTCACACGCAG GAGAAACCTCACAAATGTAACCAGTGTGGCAAAGCATTTAATAGAAgttccactttaaacacacatacCCGAATACACGCGGGCTACAAACCGTTTGTGTGTGAATTCTGTGGCAAAGGATTTCATCAAAAAG GGAATTACAAAAACCACAAGTTGACCCACAGCGGGGAGAAGCAGTTCAAGTGCAATATCTGCAACAAGGCTTTCCACCAGGTTTACAACCTCACCTTCCACATGCACACCCACAACGACAAGAAGCCTTTCACCTGCCCCACGTGCGGCAAGGGTTTCTGCAGGAACTTTGACCTCAAGAAGCACGTCCGAAAGCTGCACGACAGCAGCCTGGGGCTGGCCCGCACGCCCGCTGTCGAACCAGGCACAGAACCGCTGCCCCCGCTACAGCAGCAGCCGCCCGTGACGCTGCCTCCTCTGCAGCAACCGCTGCCACCCCCTGGCCCCCTGCAGCCCGGGCTCCACCAGGGCCACCAGTGA